In Atopobium sp. oral taxon 416, the genomic stretch TCGCATCTGAGGCTGCCGCCATCTCTTCCTGCACGGTGGAGAGCATCGTTTCGATCTCGGAGCGCGGCACTGCCTGCAGGTCGTTCTGCAACTGCTCCTCGGTGATACCGGATCCACCGCCCTCAGAGTGTGCAGGCGTATAGAACACGCCGTTCTTCCGCTCACGCTTATCGACGTTCTCGTGGGCCTCTGCGATGAAGCTCGAGATATCGTTGATCGCTTTGCGGACCGTATGCGGCTCGATGTGGTACTTGTCGTTGTACTCCTCTTGAATCCGACGGCGCCGCCTCGTCTCGCCGATAGCCACCCGCATGGAGTCGGTGAGCTCATCGGCGTACATGATGACCTCACCGGAGACGTTACGTGCGGCACGCCCCATCGTCTGAATCAGGGAGCGGCGATTCCTCAGAAAGCCTTCCTTGTCCGCATCCAAGATAGCGACCAGGGAGACTTCAGGGATATCGAGGCCTTCACGTAAGAGGTTGATACCGACCAGGACATCGATCTTGCCTTCGCGCAGATCACGGATGATCCGGACACGGTCGAGCGTCTCGGTGTCGGAGTGCATGTAGTTGACCTTGATCCCCTCATCGAGCAGATGGTCCGTCAGGTCTTCCGCCATGCGTTTGGTTAAGGTGGTAACCAGCACCCGCTCATGCTTCGCGGAACGCTGCTTGATCTCGTCGATCAGATCGTCGATCTGTCCGCGGATCGGACGCACCTCGATCTTCGGGTCCAGAAGGCCGGTCGGACGGATGATCTGCTCTACGGTCCGCTGGGAAACCTTCTCCTCGTAGTCACCCGGCGTTGCGGAGACATAGATGAACTGCGGGATGCGCTCCTCAAACTCGTCGAAGCGCAACGGCCGGTTATCCAAGGCAGAGGGCAGTCTGAACCCGTGCTCGATCAGCGTGATCTTGCGTGAGCGGTCCCCTTCGAGCATGCCTCTGATCTGCGGTACGGTCACGTGGGACTCGTCGATCATGCACAGCATGTCTGGGGGGAAGTAGTCGATCAATGTATAGGGCGGCTCGCCCGGCTTTCTGCCATCCAGGTGGCGCGAGTAGTTCTCGATACCGTTGCAGTAGCCCATATTCTCGAGCATCTCGAGATCATAGGAGGTGCGCTCCTTCAGGCGTTGCGCCTGAAGGAGGCGATTGTCCGCCTTGAGTTCGGCCACACGCTTGGTCAGTTCTTCGTTGATCGTCTTGAGGGCGTGATTGATCTTCGGACGCTCAGTCACGTAATGCGAGGCAGGCCAGATCGGGATTGCATCGAATTCGCGTACCACTTCCCCGCCCACCTTATCGATCTCCGCGATGAGCTCCACCTCATCCCCGAAGAAGCTGATGCGGATCGGGTTGTCTGAGTAAGGCGGCCACACATCGACAGTGTCGCCTCTGACCCGAAAGGTACCGATCGAGAGATCGAGGTCGTTGCGGTCATATTGAATATTGATCAGGGAGTGGATTAAATCATCGCGCTCAAGGGGCTTTGACTTGTCCACATTCGGAGCCAAGCCTGCATAGTCCTGCGGGGAGCCGATACCGTAGATGCAGCTCACGGAGGCGACGACGATAACGTCACGGCGGCTCAGCAGCGAGGAGGTCGTCTGGTGGCGCAGTTTCTCCACCTCCTCGTTGATCGAGGCATCCTTTTCGATGTAGGTATCCGTCTGCGGGACATAGGCCTCTGGCTGGTAGTAATCGTAGTAGCTGACGAAGTAGGTCACCGCATTGTTCGGGAACATCTCCTTCATCTCACCCGCGACCTGCGCCGCCAAGGTCTTGTTCGGCTCCATGATGAGGGTCGGCTTGTTGACCGCCTCAATCACTTTAGCCATCGTGTAGGTCTTGCCGGAGCCCGTGACACCCACGAGCGTCTGGTACCTAAGCCCCTCTTTGACCCCTTGGGCCAGCTTTTCGATCGCCTGCGGCTGATCGCCCGCCGGCTCATAGGGGGAGATGACCTGCAGCTTTGAGTCATCTGCGCCGAGCCCGAAACGCTTTAACTCTGCGCCGAAGCGCTCATGCGCTTCGGTGCTTCCGGCCCTCGGTTCTGTATCTGTTGCAACTGTATTGTCTTGAGCCACAGTTAGCCCTTCTTCATACCTAGGATTTAGAACGTTTGTTCCTAACATATACCCTTGTTAGCTCACGGCTAAAAGGTCTGCGGTATAGAGTTTTTGATAGTGCGTGAGGGCCCGGTCCACCCTCTGGATATAGGAGGCGGTCTCCGGATATTCCTGAGCCATCTCAGTGATGGAGCCTCCCCCAGAGCTGTCCCATTCCAAGGTCTTCGCGATGCCCGCATTGTAGGAAGCGATTACCTCATTGCGTGAGGAGAAATGCTGCTGTGCAAGATCCAGAAAGCCACAGCCAAACTCGATATTCGTCTGAGGGTCGCTCAGGTCATCGACCGCATAGAGGTTTCCATCCACATACCCCTCACGGATCAGCTCCTGGGCCGTTGCCGGCATGAGCTGCATCAATCCCTGTGCCCCTGCGCAGGAGGAAGCGTCAGGGTCCCAATTGCTCTCGGTCTTGATAATCGCGCAGACCAGCATGGGGTCCACATCGTGGCGCTTAGCGGAATCAAGGATATAGGACCTATAGGAGACGGGATACCATGCGCGCTCAACGCGGTTGACGATCGCAGTACCGGTATCCGTCTCTTCAAAGAGCCACCAGAGCGTAAAGGCGACAAGCGCAAAGCAGAGCAGGCGCACGATATGCCCGCAACAGCCCCGTCTTCTCATCGCTTCCCCCTCCAGCCTTCGGCTTCGTGCTTTGCCCACCAGCTATCTACCTGATGAAGCAGGTTCTCCCGTGTCCCGTTATTGTCAAACACCGTGTCCGCATGCGCTTCGAGATATTCCCGGCTCGGCTGCTGAGCAATCCGGCGCTCAAAGTCTTTCTCGTCCATGCCGCGCACAATCGCACGCTTGCGCCTCAAGTCCATGGGGGCAACTACCACCGCCACCTCATCCGCTTCCGGTATCAGGTTCTCCACTCGATCGAGCAGCGGGATCTCCACCACGACGACCGTGGCGTCAGCGTGGGCCAGATAGTCCTGCAGCTTCTGCTCAATTGCCGGGATCTCGATATTCTCAAGTTGTTGTGTTGTTGCCGCATTCGCAAACGCACGCTCAGCTAAGAGATGGCGGTTCAGCACGCCGCTGCTGTCTACGAGATCCGCTCCGAAGACGCGAGCGATCTTAGAAACACAAGGCTCCCCCGGTGCCAAAACGACACGAGAGAGCCGGTCAAGATCGCAACGCTTAGCCCCTTTTGAGGCGAGGTGCTCAGCCACCGTCGACTTGCCAGAGGCGCACCCTCCGGCAAGAAACAGTGTATACATCGAGGGTGCTCCTATGAGTTGGAATTGAACTTGGTATGGCAGCGCGGGCAGGTGACACGGATAGCACCCTTACCGCGCGGTACTCGGACCATCTGTCCACAGTTAGGACACTGGATATGCTTGTAGTTCTTGAGTTCCTTTGCAGCTGCGCTTGGGTTTCTGAGCCACGGGGCAACCGGTCCCATAATGTTGACAAAGTGCTCGTTCTGGTCCCGCAGGGTCTGGGAAACGGGGGCGAAGAGGCGGAAGAGCGCATAGGCGACCAGGGCGATGATAACGATCGTGATCCAAAGCTGGTTCGCAAAGAGGTTGATGATCAGGAAGATGACGGCAAGCACGAGGGATGCCACCGCCATCTCATCGATGCCATTTCTGTTCTGCATAAAGTTGTTCGAGTTTCCACTTTGCATTGGTGGAGTTCCTTTCGTTGTGCCTCACTAGGTACATCATATGCTATATCTCTTTAATGATGCCA encodes the following:
- the uvrB gene encoding excinuclease ABC subunit UvrB; this encodes MAQDNTVATDTEPRAGSTEAHERFGAELKRFGLGADDSKLQVISPYEPAGDQPQAIEKLAQGVKEGLRYQTLVGVTGSGKTYTMAKVIEAVNKPTLIMEPNKTLAAQVAGEMKEMFPNNAVTYFVSYYDYYQPEAYVPQTDTYIEKDASINEEVEKLRHQTTSSLLSRRDVIVVASVSCIYGIGSPQDYAGLAPNVDKSKPLERDDLIHSLINIQYDRNDLDLSIGTFRVRGDTVDVWPPYSDNPIRISFFGDEVELIAEIDKVGGEVVREFDAIPIWPASHYVTERPKINHALKTINEELTKRVAELKADNRLLQAQRLKERTSYDLEMLENMGYCNGIENYSRHLDGRKPGEPPYTLIDYFPPDMLCMIDESHVTVPQIRGMLEGDRSRKITLIEHGFRLPSALDNRPLRFDEFEERIPQFIYVSATPGDYEEKVSQRTVEQIIRPTGLLDPKIEVRPIRGQIDDLIDEIKQRSAKHERVLVTTLTKRMAEDLTDHLLDEGIKVNYMHSDTETLDRVRIIRDLREGKIDVLVGINLLREGLDIPEVSLVAILDADKEGFLRNRRSLIQTMGRAARNVSGEVIMYADELTDSMRVAIGETRRRRRIQEEYNDKYHIEPHTVRKAINDISSFIAEAHENVDKRERKNGVFYTPAHSEGGGSGITEEQLQNDLQAVPRSEIETMLSTVQEEMAAASDAMDYEEAAQLRDQFVQLKAIIDHTTEADVMKRLKQGARRGSDHATRRKYRRRKH
- a CDS encoding lytic transglycosylase domain-containing protein, with amino-acid sequence MRRRGCCGHIVRLLCFALVAFTLWWLFEETDTGTAIVNRVERAWYPVSYRSYILDSAKRHDVDPMLVCAIIKTESNWDPDASSCAGAQGLMQLMPATAQELIREGYVDGNLYAVDDLSDPQTNIEFGCGFLDLAQQHFSSRNEVIASYNAGIAKTLEWDSSGGGSITEMAQEYPETASYIQRVDRALTHYQKLYTADLLAVS
- the coaE gene encoding dephospho-CoA kinase (Dephospho-CoA kinase (CoaE) performs the final step in coenzyme A biosynthesis.), with protein sequence MYTLFLAGGCASGKSTVAEHLASKGAKRCDLDRLSRVVLAPGEPCVSKIARVFGADLVDSSGVLNRHLLAERAFANAATTQQLENIEIPAIEQKLQDYLAHADATVVVVEIPLLDRVENLIPEADEVAVVVAPMDLRRKRAIVRGMDEKDFERRIAQQPSREYLEAHADTVFDNNGTRENLLHQVDSWWAKHEAEGWRGKR